A genomic region of Manihot esculenta cultivar AM560-2 chromosome 15, M.esculenta_v8, whole genome shotgun sequence contains the following coding sequences:
- the LOC110602071 gene encoding putative RING-H2 finger protein ATL19, with amino-acid sequence MESSSLHSLFQLILAFVLIGAFLVVVALLFYEVFQWRQAIDNHNRSNLEAQMDILESQSSEHIEEIFLRLPEELAGVYLEEQQKERHQREQTIRNLPPPLDYDTYKTTTSITECAICLDEFGSGDLCRLLPLCKHIYHFECINQWLLEELTCPICRSPIVNP; translated from the coding sequence ATGGAAAGCTCTAGTCTTCATAGCTTGTTTCAATTAATATTAGCTTTTGTTCTCATTGGTGCTTTTCTTGTGGTGGTTGCTCTTTTATTCTATGAAGTATTTCAATGGAGGCAAGCTATTGATAATCACAATAGAAGTAATCTGGAAGCACAAATGGATATCTTGGAATCCCAAAGTTCAGAGCATATTGAggaaatatttttaagattacCAGAGGAATTAGCAGGAGTGTATCTGGAAGAACAACAAAAGGAAAGACATCAAAGGGAACAAACAATAAGAAACCTTCCTCCTCCACTAGATTATGATACCTACAAGACAACGACAAGCATAACTGAATGTGCTATTTGTTTGGATGAATTTGGGAGTGGAGATTTGTGTAGACTTCTCCCTTTATGTAAACACATTTATCATTTTGAATGTATTAATCAATGGTTACTGGAAGAATTAACTTGTCCAATTTGTCGTAGTCCTATTGTAAATCCATGA